The Mytilus trossulus isolate FHL-02 chromosome 3, PNRI_Mtr1.1.1.hap1, whole genome shotgun sequence genome contains a region encoding:
- the LOC134710416 gene encoding uncharacterized protein LOC134710416, whose translation MSAEDYQKLPTFMQEISSQCKDHKKKFELYCSFHTCPCCVQCITDKHNKCQDMKPLSDILQKVKSSASVLLFEKDLTNVRENLDTAIKYLKTKMSTINTKKTKAVEDIRNVRESINDYLNKLEQDILNDLESKHSKLQSNMATIVQQMEQQASQIDQMQNQFTKMTQYATELQMYIGLREIEKTTTQGAKYLEDLENGDHVSEKNLEVNISSALQSILQDIKSFGDININTTSSTLRLKTSRKDQAQHLVPNVPVIEQIKPSLLTRLTSTIDMKLNIWACLILPDGESITLDRNKKQLLLFSKDGIFIRKVISFTKHPWGACFVRNYTVAVTLRSANQIALVDVKKDRIIQTIKLSHDCFGVASDGKTLVISSGGSQCTTVNLNDMSHTILEGMGLGSIALFQRNIYGINYHENKVCCYKITGEPLWTYQNPDIATPRGLSLDKNGFVYIASNGNNSIMVVSPDGKTCKKILSEADGIKDPWQIDINRETGMMIVSSRMSDNDSVTDYETAFVYTI comes from the coding sequence ATGTCAGCTGAAGATTACCAAAAGTTACCTACATTCATGCAAGAAATAAGTAGCCAGTGCAAAGACCACAAGAAGAAGTTTGAACTGTATTGTTCTTTCCATACCTGTCCATGTTGTGTCCAGTGCATCACtgataaacataataaatgtcaaGACATGAAACCATTGTCAGATATCCTACAGAAAGTCAAATCATCTGCCTCAGTGCtactttttgaaaaagatttGACGAATGTGAGGGAAAACTTAGATACAGCCATAAAGTATCTGAAAACCAAAATGAGTACCATcaatactaaaaaaacaaaagctgTTGAGGATATTAGGAATGTGAGAGAGTCTATCAATGATTACTTAAACAAATTAGAGCAAGACATACTGAATGATTTAGAGTCAAAACATTCAAAGCTACAATCAAACATGGCCACTATCGTGCAACAAATGGAACAGCAAGCCAGTCAAATAGACCAAATGCAGAACCAGTTCACCAAAATGACGCAATATGCCACAGAGTTACAGATGTATATTGGTCTAAGAGAAATTGAGAAAACTACAACACAGGGAGCAAAATATTTAGAAGATTTAGAAAATGGAGACCACGTTAGTGAAAAAAATCTAGAGGTCAACATTTCATCAGCTCTACAATCAATTTTACAAGATATCAAATCATTTGGagatattaatattaataccACCTCTTCTACACTTCGACTAAAGACCAGCAGAAAAGATCAAGCCCAGCACTTGGTTCCAAACGTTCCTGTTATTGAACAAATTAAGCCATCCCTATTGACAAGACTAACAAGTACAATAGATATGAAGTTGAATATATGGGCCTGTCTTATCTTACCTGATGGTGAATCTATAACACTTGATCGCAATAAAAAACAACTACTGCTGTTCAGTAAAGATGGCATCTTCATCAGAAAAGTAATTTCATTCACAAAGCATCCATGGGGTGCTTGCTTTGTCAGAAATTATACAGTGGCTGTCACATTAAGATCAGCAAACCAGATAGCTTTGGTAGATGTAAAAAAGGATAGAATTATTCAAACAATCAAACTTTCGCATGATTGTTTTGGAGTGGCAAGTGATGGTAAAACTTTGGTCATCAGTAGTGGTGGCAGCCAGTGTACTACAGTGAATCTGAATGACATGTCTCATACAATCTTAGAAGGAATGGGACTTGGATCTATTGCATTATTccaaagaaatatatatggtaTCAATTACCATGAAAACAAAGTATGCTGTTATAAAATTACTGGAGAACCTTTGTGGACATATCAGAACCCAGACATTGCCACACCACGAGGACTTTCATTAGATAAGAATGGCTTTGTTTATATAGCTTCCAATGGAAACAACAGTATCATGGTAGTATCACCAGATGGTAAAACCTGTAAGAAAATACTATCAGAGGCTGATGGAATCAAAGATCCATGGCAAATAGATATTAACAGAGAAACAGGAATGATGATAGTGTCGAGTAGAATGAGTGATAATGACAGTGTTACAGACTATGAAACAGCTTTTGtgtatacaatttaa